From one Caldithrix abyssi DSM 13497 genomic stretch:
- a CDS encoding 4a-hydroxytetrahydrobiopterin dehydratase translates to MEKLRKEEAQDLIKRLKNWKLQDEQISAQWQFTDFTEAMVFINKVAILAERHGHHPEIFNVYNRVRLTLTTHDAGGLTQKDFDLAMAIDELLS, encoded by the coding sequence ATGGAGAAATTAAGAAAAGAAGAAGCACAGGATTTGATTAAACGGCTAAAGAACTGGAAATTGCAAGACGAACAAATCAGCGCACAATGGCAATTTACAGATTTTACCGAGGCCATGGTTTTTATCAACAAAGTAGCTATCTTAGCAGAACGACACGGGCATCATCCCGAAATTTTTAATGTGTACAATCGTGTTCGTTTAACGCTCACCACGCACGATGCAGGCGGTTTGACGCAGAAGGATTTTGATCTGGCCAT
- a CDS encoding choice-of-anchor V domain-containing protein, whose product MKQSIDFISKKPLIVLLLLLAIGYLWASSNGVTGKTTLGNSPGCTCHSAQPSDNVTVTISGPDTVQPNAVATFQVQISGGTLSAAGINIAANRGQLEADDAFLQKLNEELTHSSPKSPFNNVVTFQFTYTAPETEGPAVIAATGNSVNLNGSTSGDVWNHAPNFTVQVKLPSALNGDSGLQPKDYLLEQNYPNPFNASTTIQFYLPKTTVVRLTVLNAAGEKVKILTESILSAGKHSLNFKADDLPSGMYFYRLQTADRILTRKMLLLK is encoded by the coding sequence ATGAAACAGTCTATTGATTTTATTTCAAAAAAGCCGCTTATTGTGTTATTGCTTTTATTAGCCATCGGCTACCTCTGGGCAAGTTCGAACGGGGTAACTGGCAAAACAACGCTGGGAAACTCGCCGGGTTGCACCTGCCACAGCGCCCAGCCTTCTGATAATGTAACGGTTACCATTTCAGGGCCGGATACCGTACAGCCTAATGCAGTGGCTACCTTTCAGGTTCAGATTAGCGGCGGAACGTTAAGCGCTGCCGGAATCAATATAGCCGCCAACCGGGGGCAACTGGAAGCAGATGACGCTTTTCTACAAAAACTCAACGAAGAACTTACGCACAGCTCCCCCAAGTCACCATTTAATAATGTGGTTACCTTTCAGTTTACTTACACAGCGCCCGAAACAGAAGGGCCGGCAGTTATTGCGGCAACGGGAAACAGTGTTAATCTTAACGGTTCAACTTCTGGCGATGTATGGAATCACGCGCCCAATTTTACCGTACAGGTCAAACTGCCATCAGCGCTTAACGGTGACTCTGGCCTTCAGCCAAAAGATTATCTTCTGGAGCAAAACTATCCCAATCCATTTAACGCCAGCACCACCATTCAATTTTATCTGCCTAAAACTACCGTTGTTCGTCTGACGGTTTTGAATGCCGCGGGAGAAAAGGTCAAAATTCTAACCGAAAGTATTCTTTCTGCCGGAAAACATTCACTTAACTTTAAAGCCGATGATTTACCTTCGGGAATGTATTTTTACCGACTTCAGACAGCAGACCGCATTTTAACGCGTAAGATGTTATTGTTAAAATAA